Proteins co-encoded in one Camelus bactrianus isolate YW-2024 breed Bactrian camel chromosome 6, ASM4877302v1, whole genome shotgun sequence genomic window:
- the DICER1 gene encoding endoribonuclease Dicer isoform X4 — protein MKSPALQPLSMAGLQLMTPASSPMGPFFGLPWQQEAIHDNIYTPRKYQVELLEAALDHNTIVCLNTGSGKTFIAVLLTKELSYQIRGDFNRNGKRTVFLVNSANQVAQQVSAVRTHSDLKVGEYSNLEVNASWTKEKWNQEFTKHQVLVMTCFVALNVLKNGYLSLSDINLLVFDECHLAILDHPYREIMKLCENCPSCPRILGLTASILNGKCDPEELEEKIQKLEKILKSNAETATDLVVLDRYTSQPCEIVVDCGPFTDRSGLYERLLMELEEALNFINDCNISVHSKERDSTLISKQILSDCRAVLVVLGPWCADKVAGMMVRELQKYIKHEQEELHRKFLLFTDTFLRKIHALCEEHFSPASLDLKFVTPKVIKLLEILRKYKPYERQQFESVEWYNNRNQDNYVSWSDSEDDEEDEEIEEKEKPETNFPSPFTNILCGIIFVERRYTAVVLNR, from the exons ATGAAAAGCCCTGCTTTGCAACCCCTCAGCATGGCAGGCCTGCAGCTCATGACCCCTGCTTCCTCACCAATGGGTCCTTTCTTTGGACTGCCATGGCAACAAGAAGCAATTCATGATAACATTTATACGCCAAGAAAATATCAG GTTGAACTGCTTGAAGCAGCTCTGGACCATAATACCATAGTCTGCTTAAACACTGGCTCAGGGAAGACGTTCATCGCAGTGCTGCTCACTAAAGAGCTGTCCTATCAGATCAGGGGAGACTTCAACAGAAATGGCAAAAGGACGGTGTTCTTGGTCAACTCtg CAAACCAGGTTGCTCAACAAGTGTCAGCTGTCAGAACTCACTCAGATCTCAAGGTTGGGGAATACTCAAACCTAGAAGTAAATGCATCTTGGACAAAAGAGAAATGGAACCAAGAGTTTACTAAGCACCAG GTTCTTGTTATGACTTGCTTTGTCGCCTTGAATGTTTTGAAAAATGGTTACTTATCACTGTCAGACATTAACCTTTTGGTATTTGATGAGTGTCATCTTGCAATCCTCGACCACCCCTACCGAGAAATTATGAAG CTCTGTGAAAATTGTCCATCATGTCCACGTATTTTGGGACTAACTGCTTCCATTTTAAATGGGAAATGTGATCCAGAGGAATTGGAAGAAAAGATTCAGAAACTGGAGAAAATTCTTAAGAGTAATGCTGAAACTGCAACTGACTTGGTGGTCTTAGACAG ATATACTTCTCAGCCATGTGAGATTGTGGTGGACTGTGGACCATTTACTGACAGAAGTGGGCTTTACGAAAGACTGCTGATGGAATTAGAAGAAGCACTTAATTTTATCAATGACTGTAACATATCTGTACATTCAAAAGAAAGAGATTCTACTTTAATTTCTAAGCAG ATTCTATCGGACTGTCGAGCGGTATTGGTAGTTCTGGGACCCTGGTGTGCAGATAAAGTGGCTGGGATGATGGTGAGAGAACTACAGAAGTATATCAAACACGAGCAGGAGGAGCTGCACAGGAAATTCCTATTGTTTACAGACACTTTCCTAAGGAAAATACATGCACTGTGTGAAGAGCACTTCTCACCTGCCTCACTTGACCTGAAATTTGTAACTCCTAAGGTCATAAAACTGCTTGAAATCTTACGCAAATATAAACCATATGAGCGACAGCAGTTTGAAAGCGTTGAGTGGTACAATAACAGGAACCAGGATAATTACGTGTCTTGGAGTGATTCTGAGGATGATGAGGaggatgaagaaattgaagaaaaagagaaaccagagacaaattTTCCCTCTCCATTTACCAATATTTTATGTGGGATTATTTTTGTGGAAAGAAGATACACAGCAGTCGTCTTAAACAGGTAA